A genomic stretch from Lates calcarifer isolate ASB-BC8 unplaced genomic scaffold, TLL_Latcal_v3 _unitig_1678_quiver_2253, whole genome shotgun sequence includes:
- the LOC108890080 gene encoding cytochrome c oxidase subunit 8A, mitochondrial-like: MVNGVLRMMGNVSVMKRTCPKEILTETRKMIYSKPPRNKIGAVQSFFVMSVFAAAMLTPAAWILHHLPEYRQRSKQVQQSRRT, from the exons ATGGTAAACGGGGTCctgaggatgatgggaaatGTTTCAGTGATGAAACGGACTTGTCCAAAAGAAATCCTGACGGAGACGAGGAAGATGATTTACAGCAAACCTCCGAGGAACAAGATCGGAGCCGTG CAAAGTTTCTTCGTCATGTCGGTGTTTGCGGCAGCCATGTTGACTCCAGCCGCCTGGATCCTCCATCACCTGCCGGAGTATCGGCAGAGGTCCAAACAGGTCCAACAGAGTCGCAGGACTTGA